The following nucleotide sequence is from Caldisericia bacterium.
AAATTCATACTTGTTACCCATGGTCATGGAGACCATCTTGGAGATACAGTAGAGATTGCAAAGAGGAGTGGTGCTTTAGTTATTGCTCCCTTTGAACTTGGGACATATATAGAAAGAGAGGGAGTAAAGAATGTTCACACGATGCATATTGGTGGAAGTTTTACCTTTCCGTTTGGAAAACTTATAATGACCATTGCTCATCATGGTTCAGCAGTAATTAAGAATGGTGAAATAATCTATACAGGGAATCCGTGTGGATATGTGATAAAGCTTAAGGATAGAACAATATACCATGCTGGAGATACAGGTCTATTCATGGATATGAAACTTATAGGAGAGAGGAATAAAATAGATGTGGCTCTCCTTCCCATTGGAGGAAACTACACAATGGATATAGATGATGCAGTATATGCAGTTAAACTTATAAATCCAGATGTGGTGATCCCTATGCACTACAACACATTTCCGGTTATAGAGAAGGATCCAGAGGAGTTTAAGAGAAGGGTGGAAGAGGAGACAAATTCAAGATGCATAGTTCTAAAACCGGGGGAGAGTTATTAAATTCAAAATCTACACAAATATAATGGAGATAAAACCTTCTGAGGAATGGATAGAGATAGGTGAAGTTTTTGAAAGAAAAGGGGGGAGACTATTTGTAATTGGAGCATCTGATTCTGGAAAAACCACCTTCCTTCTCTTCATTCTAAATTTTCTTATAAAAAAGGGAAAAAGAGTTGGCATGTTGGATCTTGATATTGGGCAATCAAGCATAGGTCCTCCAACCACTGTAGGATTTGGTATAGCAAATAAAGAGGTGGAAACCCTAACTGAGATAAAACCTGAAAAACTCTACTTTGTTGGTTCTGTCTCTCCAAAGGGGCATCTTCTACAGATACTTATTGGTGCAGAAAAACTCATTAGAGAAGTTGAAAAACATAGAGTAGATCATCTTCTTGTTGATACCACAGGGCTTGTAGATGGACCTGTTGCAGAGATTCTAAAGGAGGCAAAGATTGAGATAATAAACCCTGATTTTATCATCCTCTTTGAAGAAAAAGGGGAGAGAGAAAATCTTATAAAACCATTTATATTCAGCGAGAAGAGAATAATAAGGGTTAAACCTTCTCCATATGTATCTCAAAGAGACAGGGAGGAGAGGATTAAATATAGAGAAGAAAGGTTTAAAG
It contains:
- a CDS encoding metal-dependent hydrolase, which translates into the protein MRSIITYLGHAAFLIKSESGEILIDPFLSGNPNSPVKPDEVNPKFILVTHGHGDHLGDTVEIAKRSGALVIAPFELGTYIEREGVKNVHTMHIGGSFTFPFGKLIMTIAHHGSAVIKNGEIIYTGNPCGYVIKLKDRTIYHAGDTGLFMDMKLIGERNKIDVALLPIGGNYTMDIDDAVYAVKLINPDVVIPMHYNTFPVIEKDPEEFKRRVEEETNSRCIVLKPGESY